Proteins encoded within one genomic window of Williamwhitmania sp.:
- the aroA gene encoding 3-phosphoshikimate 1-carboxyvinyltransferase: MKRVIKPSAVSGTISVPASKSVAQRAIAAAMLATGRSTITNVGSSNDSLAAQGIATALGAMVEGDATRLFITGMEGKPANQLFCGESGLSIRMFTPIAATFSEEITLIGEGSLVTRPMQLIEEPLRMLGAQCHTTEGFLPISVKGPLTGGKAALDGSLGSQMLTGLLMAAPLAKNDVVLQVKNLKSKPYIDLTLEVMHTFGIAVKNTNYRQFNIKAGQHYQPTNFNVEGDWSSAAFMLVAGAIGGSVRVDNLILNSQQADRAILEALRLAGANIRFKDSAIEVSKTPLTSFCFDATDCPDLFPPLVALAASCLGKSEIIGIERLAHKESDRAKALQREFEKLGIVIKIKGNSMHITGGKMHGARINSHNDHRIVMAVAVAALVGSEEVTIEGAECVAKSYPRFFEDLEKICK; encoded by the coding sequence ATGAAGAGAGTAATAAAGCCTTCGGCCGTTAGCGGCACAATTTCGGTACCAGCCTCAAAAAGCGTAGCCCAACGTGCCATTGCGGCAGCAATGCTAGCCACCGGTAGAAGCACGATAACTAATGTGGGGTCAAGTAACGATAGCCTTGCTGCACAAGGCATTGCAACTGCATTAGGTGCGATGGTCGAAGGCGACGCTACCAGACTCTTCATAACAGGAATGGAGGGTAAGCCTGCGAACCAACTTTTCTGTGGTGAATCGGGTCTAAGCATTAGGATGTTTACCCCCATTGCAGCAACATTCTCGGAGGAGATAACCCTAATTGGCGAAGGTTCGCTCGTTACAAGGCCCATGCAGCTAATAGAGGAGCCTCTCCGTATGCTTGGTGCCCAGTGCCATACCACCGAAGGATTTCTTCCAATTTCGGTAAAGGGTCCACTTACAGGTGGTAAAGCTGCTCTCGATGGATCGCTCGGTTCACAAATGCTAACCGGTCTTCTGATGGCTGCACCTTTAGCCAAAAACGATGTAGTATTACAGGTGAAAAACCTGAAAAGCAAACCATATATCGACCTTACTCTCGAGGTGATGCATACGTTTGGAATAGCTGTTAAGAACACCAATTACCGGCAATTTAATATTAAAGCAGGCCAACACTACCAACCTACAAATTTTAATGTGGAAGGCGATTGGAGCAGCGCAGCTTTCATGCTGGTAGCAGGAGCCATTGGCGGTAGTGTAAGGGTTGATAATCTAATATTAAATTCCCAGCAGGCAGATAGAGCCATCCTTGAGGCCTTAAGGCTAGCCGGAGCAAACATCCGATTTAAAGATTCTGCCATTGAGGTTTCAAAAACACCGCTCACCAGCTTCTGCTTCGATGCTACCGACTGTCCCGACCTCTTTCCTCCGCTAGTAGCCCTGGCCGCCTCCTGTTTAGGAAAGTCTGAAATTATTGGTATTGAGCGACTTGCCCACAAGGAGAGCGATCGTGCAAAGGCCCTCCAGCGTGAATTTGAAAAGTTGGGTATTGTCATCAAAATAAAGGGAAACTCCATGCATATTACTGGTGGAAAGATGCACGGAGCCAGAATCAATTCGCATAACGACCACCGAATTGTGATGGCGGTGGCAGTGGCTGCACTTGTTGGCAGCGAGGAGGTAACCATAGAGGGAGCTGAATGCGTGGCAAAATCCTACCCACGGTTTTTTGAAGACTTGGAGAAGATTTGCAAATAG
- a CDS encoding type I 3-dehydroquinate dehydratase translates to MICVSLSGLKTSEILNEIKELPMVELRLDLMDNSLADIEKIFRSHANLIATCRPNKLSDQERKKRLSAAIAGGAAYVDIENEAGQEWKNEIKEMAHQNRVRVIISSHNFQETPASTELISLIQAMQSQGAELVKLACQCNSKEDSARILSLYAHFTKLIAIGMGPLGIVTRIAAPFLGAPFTFAAGKAGITAPGQLPYHEMQQIFQIINKGE, encoded by the coding sequence ATGATTTGTGTAAGCCTTTCGGGTCTCAAAACCTCTGAAATTCTAAATGAAATAAAAGAGTTGCCGATGGTAGAACTTCGGCTCGACCTGATGGACAATAGCCTTGCCGATATTGAGAAAATCTTTCGGTCGCATGCAAACCTTATTGCAACCTGCCGACCAAATAAGTTGAGCGACCAGGAACGGAAGAAACGTCTATCAGCTGCCATTGCTGGCGGAGCAGCCTATGTTGATATCGAAAATGAGGCTGGGCAGGAATGGAAAAATGAGATCAAAGAGATGGCCCACCAAAATAGGGTAAGGGTGATAATCAGTAGCCATAACTTTCAGGAAACACCCGCTTCCACAGAACTTATTAGTCTGATACAAGCCATGCAATCACAAGGAGCAGAATTGGTTAAGCTAGCGTGCCAGTGTAACTCAAAAGAGGATTCAGCTCGTATTCTATCGCTCTATGCTCATTTCACAAAGCTTATTGCTATTGGTATGGGTCCACTGGGAATAGTAACACGCATAGCAGCTCCATTTCTGGGAGCACCCTTTACTTTTGCTGCTGGCAAAGCAGGAATTACCGCTCCCGGCCAGCTACCATACCACGAAATGCAACAAATTTTTCAAATAATAAATAAAGGTGAGTAA
- a CDS encoding prephenate dehydrogenase/arogenate dehydrogenase family protein produces the protein MEKQIITIIGAGMMGCSLAASLGHSWHIVGVDNSPKNLCFALDKGYIHEALPMEMAVAISNIVIFATPADVTLKLVSSILDTVGVNTVVMDISSTKEVICQRIADHPYRSKFVAAHPMTGSEKTGPQFAVPNLYEGKRIAICESEKSSGKALLAVSKLIVELKMNPFYLTPKLHDSIMADISHLPQATAFCLSNAINGSDGILEWVGTGFESTTRISGSTAEVWLPVLFQNKTNVAKGIRKLIENLEATVDALESDNVAAMQAIIVKANALQNKIEQLKQLKE, from the coding sequence ATGGAAAAGCAGATTATAACCATTATTGGAGCTGGAATGATGGGTTGTTCATTGGCAGCAAGTCTTGGCCATTCTTGGCATATAGTTGGCGTAGATAACTCACCTAAAAATTTATGCTTTGCCTTGGATAAAGGCTACATACATGAAGCCCTGCCAATGGAAATGGCTGTAGCCATATCCAACATAGTAATTTTCGCTACACCAGCCGATGTTACGCTAAAGCTAGTATCCTCAATACTTGATACAGTAGGAGTGAATACGGTGGTCATGGATATTTCCTCTACCAAGGAGGTTATATGCCAACGTATTGCCGATCATCCTTACCGGTCGAAGTTTGTAGCTGCACACCCCATGACCGGTAGCGAAAAAACAGGGCCACAGTTTGCTGTTCCAAACCTTTACGAGGGCAAAAGGATTGCTATCTGTGAGTCGGAAAAGAGTTCGGGTAAAGCCCTTTTGGCGGTAAGTAAGCTCATTGTGGAACTAAAGATGAACCCATTCTATCTCACACCCAAATTACACGATTCCATTATGGCTGATATTTCACACCTACCACAAGCAACCGCATTCTGCCTTAGCAATGCAATAAACGGTAGCGATGGAATTTTAGAATGGGTAGGAACAGGCTTTGAATCCACCACCAGAATTTCCGGAAGCACAGCTGAAGTATGGCTTCCCGTTCTTTTTCAGAACAAAACCAACGTGGCAAAAGGAATTCGAAAGTTGATTGAGAATCTTGAAGCAACCGTCGATGCCCTTGAATCGGATAATGTTGCTGCAATGCAAGCCATTATAGTAAAAGCTAACGCACTACAGAACAAAATTGAACAGTTAAAACAACTCAAGGAATAA
- a CDS encoding ATP-binding protein, translated as MKSRKKIAKAFRQYNLLVTLFSFAIVGIVYLTTEYIEFTQNSQSYRVEKLNEQKAIIHNEVDKAIKIIAFHHSTFFATVCKNMRSAVSAGKNEGLETTNKSSIKLVTPCSAGVIACPRSVFYFQSRNLAQILGTKFIAIDTFPQTVGQVSSALHKYGEVFVFQYDTMPDNRLPNIRITYLRKQPKLDKIIGTSASWTNLNSVWTKETLDELSLIRFGKNGEGYIFVNTYSGDPLLTNGNVTMGNPNLWNLEDPKGNKVIQMEYTACQKPQGDYIFYSWRKVSPPGQKVYSVDSLIYPKVSFVKGMPQLKWMVGAGVYLDELEAESARNEAQLFKSYLISLVYFFALLLFSLVFSYLLAYRFSKQLARSTQRLIKFMQTIATNPSTDTTVELNFLEFQNIATIARELEDNRAQVETTFRQLVELYPDAITIMEDEVFTYINDAWLKHLGYTLEDVPALSDWFLQAYRQEDYRQEIRERWITFFATDPLDGKSMEEMWVTCKNGENKYFVARIIKPLKNRLMVVLTDITEIRNHEMELVMAKKRAEASDKLKSAFLANMSHEIRTPMNAIVGFSSLLQKTSITEERKEKYIKLIQSSTNSLLTLINDIIDISKLESGQIRIVREKTDVPKVLAEVYAIHKVLFEAKDHENLKLTLSCSGPLSIKVDPQRLRQILVNLIHNAYKFTDEGRVDFGFLPLDAGSSIVTFYCSDTGCGISPERSNKIFERFTSYGSSSEKVNSGTGLGLAISKNLIELMGGKIWFESEEGKGTTFYFTLPMDD; from the coding sequence ATGAAATCGAGAAAAAAAATAGCGAAAGCTTTTAGGCAATACAACTTACTGGTAACTCTTTTCTCCTTCGCTATAGTGGGCATAGTATACCTTACCACCGAATATATCGAGTTTACTCAGAATAGCCAAAGTTACAGGGTTGAGAAGCTAAATGAGCAGAAAGCAATTATTCATAACGAGGTTGATAAGGCCATAAAGATTATCGCTTTTCACCATTCAACCTTTTTTGCTACAGTTTGTAAAAATATGCGAAGTGCGGTAAGCGCAGGTAAAAATGAGGGGTTAGAAACAACTAACAAGAGTTCAATTAAATTAGTTACACCTTGTTCAGCTGGTGTAATTGCTTGTCCAAGAAGTGTATTTTACTTTCAGAGTCGTAATCTTGCACAGATATTGGGTACGAAGTTTATTGCCATTGATACTTTTCCCCAAACAGTAGGTCAGGTGAGCAGCGCTCTTCATAAGTATGGTGAAGTGTTCGTTTTTCAGTATGACACCATGCCTGATAATAGATTACCGAATATTCGGATAACCTACCTTAGAAAGCAGCCTAAATTAGATAAAATTATTGGTACCTCTGCCAGCTGGACTAATCTCAACAGCGTTTGGACTAAGGAGACCCTTGACGAGCTGTCGCTCATCCGTTTTGGAAAAAATGGTGAAGGTTATATTTTTGTGAACACTTACTCGGGCGATCCACTTCTTACCAACGGTAATGTAACAATGGGTAACCCAAACCTATGGAACCTAGAGGATCCCAAGGGCAATAAGGTTATTCAGATGGAGTATACTGCTTGTCAAAAGCCACAGGGTGATTATATATTTTACTCCTGGCGAAAGGTTTCGCCTCCGGGCCAAAAAGTCTATTCCGTAGACTCCTTAATTTACCCTAAAGTCTCCTTTGTAAAGGGGATGCCACAGCTAAAATGGATGGTTGGTGCTGGTGTTTATTTGGATGAGTTGGAGGCAGAATCAGCGCGAAATGAGGCGCAGCTATTCAAATCATACCTTATTTCGCTTGTATATTTCTTTGCGCTATTATTGTTTAGCCTGGTGTTTTCCTATCTACTGGCATATCGGTTTAGTAAGCAGCTGGCCCGGAGTACTCAACGCCTCATTAAATTCATGCAAACAATTGCTACAAACCCATCCACTGATACAACCGTAGAGCTAAACTTCTTAGAGTTTCAAAATATTGCCACCATTGCTCGGGAGCTTGAGGACAACCGTGCGCAGGTTGAAACAACCTTTCGCCAACTTGTGGAGCTGTATCCCGACGCAATTACCATTATGGAGGACGAGGTATTCACCTATATAAACGACGCATGGTTAAAGCATTTGGGGTATACTCTTGAGGATGTTCCTGCCCTTTCAGACTGGTTTTTGCAAGCGTATAGGCAAGAGGATTACAGGCAAGAGATTAGGGAGCGGTGGATCACTTTCTTTGCGACTGACCCTTTGGATGGAAAGTCGATGGAGGAGATGTGGGTTACCTGTAAAAATGGGGAGAATAAGTATTTTGTTGCCAGAATAATTAAGCCTCTGAAGAATAGGTTAATGGTGGTGCTGACCGATATCACCGAGATTCGCAACCATGAGATGGAGCTGGTTATGGCCAAGAAACGTGCAGAAGCATCTGATAAACTTAAATCGGCATTTTTGGCCAACATGTCTCACGAGATTCGAACGCCCATGAACGCCATTGTGGGCTTCTCATCCTTACTTCAAAAAACAAGCATAACAGAGGAAAGAAAAGAAAAGTATATTAAGCTAATCCAGTCATCGACCAATTCACTCCTTACCCTTATAAACGACATCATCGACATTTCTAAGCTGGAATCGGGACAAATTCGCATCGTTCGAGAGAAGACTGATGTTCCAAAGGTGCTTGCGGAGGTGTATGCAATACATAAAGTATTATTTGAGGCTAAGGACCATGAAAATCTAAAGTTGACTTTATCTTGCTCTGGACCGCTGAGCATAAAGGTGGATCCACAGCGGCTGCGTCAGATTTTGGTGAACCTAATACACAATGCCTACAAATTCACCGATGAAGGCAGGGTCGACTTTGGTTTTCTACCACTGGATGCTGGCTCTTCCATTGTCACCTTTTACTGTTCCGATACCGGTTGTGGAATTTCCCCCGAAAGAAGTAACAAAATATTTGAGCGATTTACGAGCTATGGCTCGTCCTCAGAAAAAGTTAATAGCGGAACTGGCTTAGGTCTTGCCATCTCCAAAAATTTAATTGAATTGATGGGTGGCAAAATATGGTTTGAATCGGAGGAGGGGAAGGGAACAACCTTCTACTTTACGCTTCCGATGGATGATTGA
- a CDS encoding chorismate synthase, whose product MNSYGRKFRISIFGESHGKSVGITVDGCPPGIALSEQDFLADLSRRKSGAKGTTPRQEADLPELISGVFNGFTTGAPISILFRNTNTQSGDYANLQASPRPGHADFVADVKFKGFQDYRGGGHFSGRLTLALVAAGVVAKKIITPVTISSHLVEAGGESNIEAAVEKAMATGNSIGGIVECRAENLPVGWGEPFFDSVESAISHIVFAIPAVKGIEFGSGFQAAKMTGSQHNDPILNLEGKTKSNNAGGINGGVTNGNELVYRIAIKPTSSIGIEQQTLNRSTGRVESLKIEGRHDACIALRVPVVLEAATAVALADLKLLF is encoded by the coding sequence ATGAATAGCTACGGTAGAAAATTTCGCATTAGCATATTTGGAGAATCGCACGGGAAATCGGTGGGAATAACTGTTGATGGTTGTCCACCAGGAATTGCTCTCTCCGAACAGGATTTTTTGGCCGACCTCTCCCGCAGAAAAAGCGGAGCCAAGGGCACAACTCCTCGACAGGAGGCGGATTTGCCAGAACTTATCTCCGGCGTTTTTAATGGATTCACCACCGGAGCACCCATATCCATTCTTTTCCGCAATACAAATACCCAATCGGGAGACTATGCAAATCTGCAAGCCTCACCCCGTCCAGGACATGCCGATTTTGTAGCTGACGTAAAGTTCAAGGGGTTTCAAGATTACCGTGGAGGTGGACATTTTTCCGGAAGGTTAACCCTCGCATTGGTGGCTGCCGGTGTGGTGGCAAAAAAAATTATCACTCCTGTAACCATCTCCTCCCACTTAGTTGAGGCAGGTGGCGAATCGAACATTGAGGCTGCAGTTGAAAAAGCAATGGCTACAGGCAATTCCATAGGAGGTATTGTGGAATGTCGAGCGGAAAATTTACCTGTAGGATGGGGAGAGCCATTCTTCGATAGCGTAGAATCGGCTATAAGCCATATAGTGTTTGCCATTCCTGCTGTTAAGGGCATTGAGTTTGGTTCAGGTTTTCAGGCAGCAAAAATGACTGGTAGCCAGCACAACGACCCCATTCTTAACCTGGAGGGAAAAACAAAATCGAATAATGCAGGGGGGATTAACGGTGGCGTTACCAACGGTAATGAGTTGGTCTACCGAATTGCCATCAAACCAACCTCCAGCATTGGTATTGAGCAGCAAACCCTCAACAGGTCAACAGGAAGAGTTGAATCGCTAAAGATTGAAGGGCGCCATGATGCTTGCATTGCACTTCGAGTGCCAGTGGTGCTTGAAGCCGCTACAGCCGTGGCATTAGCTGATCTAAAATTACTCTTTTAA
- a CDS encoding chorismate mutase has translation METKRFDGIVPPKEWLLGINEPLIIAGPCSAETEEQVMATATQLKADGRVHIFRAGIWKPRTQPNSFEGVGSVGLEWLRRVKRETGLAVATEIGSAKHAFEAIKYGVDLLWIGARTTSNPFAMQEIAESLRGVDIPVLVKNPLSPDLDLWLGAIERLHAVGIRKLGAIHRGFFTWEKTELRNQPSWHIPLEMMRKFPELPVLCDPSHISGKRELVPSLAQRAFDIRMHGLMVETHITPETAWSDARQQLTPESFGTMLSSLIQSSEVEPNNLHLNNLRAEIDEIDDQLISILARRMHTVEKIAALKSEENLNVIQPKRWKDVMIKVKTTAQNRGLRPTFAEGLFNAIHEESVLLQADILREK, from the coding sequence ATGGAAACAAAAAGATTCGATGGAATAGTTCCTCCCAAGGAGTGGCTACTAGGAATTAACGAGCCGCTAATTATTGCAGGACCTTGCAGCGCCGAAACGGAGGAACAGGTAATGGCAACCGCCACACAGCTCAAAGCAGATGGCCGTGTGCATATTTTTCGCGCCGGTATTTGGAAACCAAGAACCCAACCCAACTCCTTTGAAGGTGTTGGCAGCGTTGGGCTAGAGTGGCTACGACGCGTTAAGAGGGAAACCGGGTTGGCAGTTGCCACCGAAATTGGTTCCGCCAAGCATGCTTTTGAAGCCATTAAGTATGGCGTAGACCTACTTTGGATTGGCGCTCGCACCACCTCCAATCCCTTTGCAATGCAGGAAATTGCTGAGTCGCTTCGTGGCGTTGACATTCCTGTGTTAGTGAAAAATCCGCTTAGCCCCGACCTCGACCTCTGGCTTGGTGCAATAGAGCGACTACACGCTGTAGGAATACGCAAGTTGGGTGCCATTCACCGCGGATTCTTCACTTGGGAAAAAACCGAACTGCGGAATCAACCATCCTGGCATATACCCCTGGAAATGATGCGCAAATTTCCCGAACTACCTGTGCTTTGCGACCCCAGCCACATTTCAGGAAAGCGGGAGCTCGTGCCATCCCTTGCTCAGCGAGCTTTCGACATTAGAATGCATGGCCTTATGGTGGAAACTCACATTACACCCGAAACTGCTTGGAGCGATGCACGGCAACAACTCACCCCTGAAAGTTTCGGCACAATGCTGTCCAGCCTCATACAGTCTAGTGAGGTAGAGCCTAACAACCTCCACCTTAACAACCTGAGGGCGGAAATCGACGAGATCGATGACCAGTTAATTAGTATATTAGCCCGTAGAATGCATACCGTTGAAAAGATTGCAGCATTAAAAAGTGAAGAAAACCTTAATGTGATTCAACCTAAACGCTGGAAGGATGTTATGATAAAGGTAAAGACAACCGCACAAAATCGGGGTCTTCGACCAACCTTTGCCGAAGGGCTTTTCAATGCAATTCATGAAGAGTCAGTATTACTTCAGGCCGATATTCTTCGAGAAAAATGA
- the aroB gene encoding 3-dehydroquinate synthase, which yields MKKINVQGQHSSSTILVGESLLKLKEYIPEENTFIITDKNVYQLYQSHFPRMPLFIIEPGEESKSLKVAEEIYRWLLQENADRKSFIVGIGGGVVCDVAGFIASTYMRGIRFGFVSTTLLSQVDASVGGKNGLDLDGYKNIIGTFNQPEFVICDTALLSTLPITELRCGFAEVVKHTLIADKAMFERLEVNYHKALSLEKEIIDELVINSISIKAAIVSLDEREKGERRKLNLGHTWGHAIEKITGIPHGEAVSIGIAFTAWLSEKRGLLKSKEKERTIALLKNLGLPVSTDVSREAAVEAMLRDKKREGGNLHFVMMNGIGQVKIDNIPVDKLKECILGADH from the coding sequence ATGAAAAAAATAAACGTGCAAGGCCAACACTCCTCTTCTACCATCTTAGTTGGGGAAAGCCTTCTAAAGCTAAAGGAATACATCCCCGAGGAGAATACCTTTATTATTACCGACAAAAATGTTTATCAGCTCTACCAAAGCCACTTCCCTCGAATGCCACTCTTTATTATTGAACCGGGAGAAGAATCCAAATCGCTTAAGGTTGCTGAAGAAATCTACCGATGGTTACTTCAGGAAAATGCTGATAGAAAGTCGTTTATTGTTGGAATTGGCGGTGGAGTGGTATGCGATGTAGCCGGGTTTATAGCCTCAACTTACATGCGTGGAATTCGATTCGGATTTGTTTCGACCACCCTCCTTTCACAGGTAGACGCCAGCGTTGGCGGAAAGAATGGCCTCGATCTTGACGGCTACAAGAATATAATTGGTACATTTAACCAGCCTGAGTTTGTGATTTGCGATACAGCATTGCTGTCCACACTTCCCATTACTGAGCTCCGATGTGGTTTTGCTGAGGTGGTTAAGCATACCCTCATTGCCGATAAGGCAATGTTTGAGAGGTTGGAAGTCAATTACCACAAGGCCCTTTCGCTCGAAAAAGAAATAATAGATGAGCTGGTTATCAACAGCATCAGCATTAAAGCAGCTATTGTTTCGCTCGATGAACGCGAAAAGGGGGAGCGACGCAAGCTAAACCTTGGCCACACGTGGGGCCACGCCATCGAAAAGATAACTGGAATACCCCACGGTGAAGCGGTAAGCATCGGCATAGCTTTTACTGCTTGGCTCTCTGAAAAACGAGGGCTACTCAAGTCGAAAGAGAAGGAAAGAACCATTGCTCTACTTAAAAACTTGGGATTGCCCGTCTCCACCGATGTGTCGCGTGAAGCCGCAGTGGAAGCAATGTTGCGTGACAAAAAACGTGAGGGTGGAAATCTTCATTTTGTGATGATGAATGGGATTGGACAGGTTAAAATTGATAATATTCCTGTGGATAAGCTCAAGGAGTGCATACTTGGAGCAGATCATTAA
- a CDS encoding NAD(P)-binding domain-containing protein has protein sequence MSKKLIFAVFGNPVLHSKSPQMFNHVFAQEKVDAFYTRVWLDDGHDVVDTMRQLGLSGANITSPFKEAVLNCLDSVGEEAANIGSVNTIVLQGTKAIGYNTDCYGVVRAVEEAGLTIANRKCLVLGAGGAGKAAAWGLLKAGGNVFIANRNTLKAERFANKIGCSAISIAKAEEMIGQFDLLVSTLLPDVNPFSLKSLPSTLPVLDANYKASKVAAMATTSGCKVIQGERWLVHQAELAYNFFLGDPPPLIMLEAGFQEELNADKLIISTPDFSETLDIGVLKPDLIIPVGDKTDLDIQEIIHEESNKAFGR, from the coding sequence GTGAGTAAGAAACTAATTTTTGCAGTATTTGGGAACCCCGTGCTACATAGCAAAAGCCCCCAAATGTTCAATCACGTATTTGCCCAAGAAAAGGTTGATGCCTTCTACACGCGTGTTTGGTTGGACGACGGTCACGATGTGGTTGACACTATGCGACAGCTAGGTCTCTCGGGTGCTAACATCACTTCACCTTTTAAAGAGGCGGTGTTAAACTGTTTAGACTCAGTTGGAGAAGAGGCCGCGAATATTGGCAGCGTAAATACCATTGTATTACAAGGGACTAAAGCTATTGGCTACAATACCGATTGCTATGGCGTTGTTCGTGCTGTTGAAGAAGCAGGCTTAACAATTGCCAACCGAAAGTGCCTCGTACTAGGTGCTGGTGGTGCAGGAAAAGCAGCCGCTTGGGGGTTACTAAAGGCAGGTGGAAATGTTTTCATAGCCAACCGTAATACTCTAAAAGCTGAACGATTTGCAAATAAGATTGGGTGTAGTGCAATAAGCATCGCAAAAGCAGAGGAGATGATTGGTCAGTTTGACTTACTGGTTTCAACACTACTCCCAGATGTAAATCCATTTAGTTTGAAATCGCTACCCTCTACACTTCCCGTGCTTGACGCTAACTACAAAGCATCAAAGGTTGCAGCGATGGCTACTACATCTGGTTGCAAAGTAATTCAAGGAGAACGATGGTTGGTGCATCAGGCCGAACTTGCCTATAATTTTTTCCTTGGTGACCCTCCACCGCTAATTATGCTCGAAGCAGGGTTTCAGGAGGAACTTAATGCCGATAAGCTAATAATCTCAACGCCTGATTTCAGCGAAACCCTTGACATTGGTGTGCTCAAACCCGATTTAATTATTCCAGTTGGGGACAAAACCGACTTGGACATTCAGGAGATTATTCATGAAGAGAGTAATAAAGCCTTCGGCCGTTAG
- a CDS encoding NAD(P)-dependent oxidoreductase, which translates to MKDHFKIGVLKETKTPPDRRVALPPTQVKELMERYPNIQVVVQPSDYRCYRNDEYEALGIPLVEDVSDCDLLLGVKEVKIEALIPNKTYLFFSHVAKKQHHNQQLIKAIANKGITLLDHEYLTDKNNVRLVAFGRWAGIVGAYNCLRAKGIRTDYFSLKPAHHCHDKNELFEQLKPIRLRPIKLLITGGGRVANGALETFRALNIKEVSPEDFLTKTYDEAVLTRLDPWHYVKRKDGKEFEWKHFSDSPAEYESTFLPYTKVTNLFVACHFWDFRSPHFFTAEDMRSPDFKISVIADVSCDVGGPIPSTLRATTIAEPFFGYNPITEKEEVAFTSKKNITIMSVDNLPGELPRDASEDFGKALIEKVLPCYVTDDCDEVLQRATILENGKLTERYKYLTDYLAGNE; encoded by the coding sequence ATGAAAGATCATTTCAAAATTGGCGTTTTAAAGGAGACTAAAACACCACCAGACAGAAGAGTTGCGCTCCCGCCTACCCAGGTTAAAGAGTTAATGGAGCGCTATCCAAACATTCAGGTTGTAGTTCAGCCAAGCGATTACCGGTGTTACCGCAACGATGAGTATGAAGCCTTAGGAATCCCCTTGGTGGAGGATGTTTCCGACTGCGATCTGCTCCTTGGGGTAAAGGAGGTAAAAATTGAGGCTCTAATCCCAAACAAAACATACCTGTTTTTTTCCCACGTTGCCAAAAAGCAACACCATAACCAGCAGCTAATAAAAGCCATTGCCAACAAGGGAATAACCCTTCTCGACCATGAATACCTGACCGACAAAAATAACGTTCGGTTGGTAGCTTTTGGCAGATGGGCTGGGATTGTTGGAGCCTACAATTGCCTTCGGGCCAAAGGAATTCGAACCGATTATTTCTCGCTTAAGCCAGCGCACCACTGCCACGATAAAAACGAGCTGTTCGAGCAGCTAAAGCCTATTCGATTACGACCCATTAAGCTGCTCATTACTGGCGGCGGACGGGTAGCCAATGGAGCGCTCGAAACCTTTCGCGCCCTAAATATTAAGGAGGTATCTCCTGAAGATTTTCTCACCAAAACATACGACGAAGCCGTCCTCACTCGACTCGACCCGTGGCATTACGTCAAGCGAAAAGATGGAAAAGAGTTTGAATGGAAGCATTTTAGCGATTCTCCTGCGGAATATGAGTCCACCTTCCTCCCATATACCAAAGTAACCAACCTATTTGTAGCATGCCATTTCTGGGACTTCCGCTCACCCCATTTTTTTACAGCAGAAGATATGCGTAGTCCCGATTTCAAAATATCGGTTATTGCCGACGTAAGCTGTGACGTAGGTGGTCCAATTCCTTCAACCCTCAGGGCCACAACCATTGCTGAACCATTCTTTGGTTACAACCCTATCACCGAAAAGGAGGAAGTTGCCTTTACAAGCAAGAAGAATATCACAATAATGTCGGTAGATAATCTGCCCGGTGAGCTACCGCGCGATGCCTCAGAGGATTTTGGCAAGGCATTAATTGAAAAGGTGCTGCCCTGTTACGTTACCGACGACTGTGATGAAGTACTTCAACGGGCAACCATTCTTGAAAACGGAAAACTAACCGAACGGTACAAATATCTGACAGATTATCTGGCTGGTAATGAATAA
- a CDS encoding DsrE family protein: protein MSILFLLNEAPYGSEKAYNALRLALQIKKDSPDTTVRIFLMADAVFCALPSQHTPDGYYNVERFIKGLVGRGCEVKLCGSCMDARGMVDSRLVEGAKRSNLAELSAWVLDSEKCMVF, encoded by the coding sequence ATGAGCATTCTATTTTTACTTAATGAAGCGCCATACGGAAGTGAGAAGGCGTACAATGCATTACGACTTGCATTGCAAATAAAAAAGGATTCACCCGATACGACTGTTCGTATCTTCCTTATGGCAGATGCTGTATTCTGTGCCTTACCAAGCCAGCATACTCCCGATGGATACTACAATGTAGAGCGTTTTATCAAGGGGTTAGTTGGCAGGGGTTGCGAGGTGAAGCTCTGCGGAAGTTGTATGGATGCTCGCGGTATGGTTGATAGCCGTCTGGTAGAGGGAGCCAAGCGCAGCAATTTAGCGGAGCTATCTGCTTGGGTTCTCGATAGCGAAAAGTGTATGGTATTTTAG